A stretch of DNA from Arctopsyche grandis isolate Sample6627 chromosome 6, ASM5162203v2, whole genome shotgun sequence:
ACTCCGAGCGGTCTGATACCAGCCAACCCGCCCAGAGTCGCGTCCGGATTCTCGTCTGCGGCGTCCAGTTTATTATTGTCGACCGTCGCATTGTCGAGCGGCTGCGACTGCAGCATACTATTAGTGCTGGGCAGGTTTTGAATCGAAGGCGAAGAACGTTTGAGCAGACGTCCCCAGGTGGCGACGTTTGTGTTCATTTGATTGGCACGTGGAATATTTTTGACCGGTTTGAATATTTTACGTTGCCGCTGCAACTTTGGCTTCCTCGATATCATCGGATTGAGGAACTTTATCTCGGCGAAGAGCAAACCCTGCGGCTCCAGCTGAAGCGCCATGCCGTGGCGGATGTCGTCGATAAACTCTTCGAGTCGCAAGAATTTTATGGCGCATAGTCCTCTCCAGTCCTTCCAGTATATTCCGAACTCTAACTCGCGCGACTTGTCCAATTCGATCGAGAATCTAAAACAATAAAACGATAAAGCATCACATAAATGAcgtaataatgtaaattttatatgtatgtatgcatgtccgaCGAATTCCCAATTATCTACATTTTTCGCACTGAGCATCTTATCTATCGTGACGGAATTTGTACTCAACCACAAATATTTCACTAGAAATTGctcaacaatttttaaaatcgtgAACAAATTTAAAGTGAACTTCACTTCGACGCGAATCCTTGATCAATATTTCACTATCTGATAATATTGTAATAAGCCTTATCATGTCAACCTCCGTTCTACCCAAATTAGATAATCAGAATTGTGATTATCTAATTGCATCGAAATCAAACACGTAGTTGGAAAATAATAGACCGTAAGGGAAAAATTGGCAATTAAAATCAAGAGACGAGATTGaaattggtatgtatgtatgaaaataaatataaaattgatagaGACGCAAAGAACTAAACAAACTGTGATTTTGTTGCTAGGTTAGGTTTGATTGtgaataatatgtatttcaacATAATTAAATTAGATACACGTATAatagttgaaattaaaaatattggcaaTATGTTGTTTCCATTTATCAGGAACAAATGCATCAGCCGAAGGATTTTTTCactttgatgaacaatatataGTCCAGTGATAAAACGAAATTGAATGTTGTGATACCTTAAAATGTTCGCTAATCACTCGGTATGAGATTTTAACCAGTCTTGTGTAGAATTTCATAAGAGCATTcaagaaaatgaattaatttcttCATAAATGTGCTTCCATGATTCTTTAatcttcgttttaaataattgaagtacttagaaatatatttttggaagaAAATGTCCGAATTAGCCGAGAGGCAAAATgctgaaaatgaaataataatttttgcacaatttaaattttctgcGGTCAAAACGTCGCTTACATGATTATGATCCTTTGAACAAAAACTACAACCgaatataaacacaaattagTATTTATATTCGGTTATTTACAAACAAGGTAAATAGTATGATTGCACAAGTAATGAATCATATAGTAGCATCGAATAGAACTCTGACGATCGGATTTATACCTTTGATCCCAAGCTTGTTGCGAGCACGGCTTCCAACTGGTCTGTCCGACGGTGTGATTGTCGAGCTTGATCACGGCCATAATCTCATTGCTGGTGTCCTCCTTCACGCTGTACGACTTGATGGAATTGCGTATGGTGACCCCCTTGACGAACATACGCAGATCGGACGGACTCTGCGGCGCCACAGACTTGACCCTCCCCGGCACGTCCTCGATCAAATTCTGACAGCCCATCAACCGCACCTCCAAGTGGCCGGTGACCAAGACGGGCGGGGCCGGAGGCGGCGGAGGAGCGGCCCGCGTGATACGAGCCGCCCCCAAGCCGAGGCTGGTGTAATTATCCCTCGGCGTGACGGACAGTCCACCCAGGGCGGTCAAGTCCCCGTCTAAATCCCTAGCCACAGGACTGGTAACGGGCAGTTGTTGCCGCACAGTTTCCAAAGCGCGTACGAGCAAATCTAACTTCTGGCCGGCTTCTACTAGGGAAGCTTGGGCTTCTTGCAAGGCACGCTTGTCTCCGTTTCGTTCGTTCTGCAGCAAACGTACGGCGTTGCGAGCCCCCTCGGCCACTGCCGTCTCTATTCGGAGCCGGTTCCGAAGCTCTGCGACGCGCTCTTCTAGGAACGAGTCGCCACCGGTCGACGAGCCGCCTTCGTGTTCGTGCGAGCcttgttttattttcagtatgCGCAATTTGAGGTATTCGATTTTGGCTTTGGAGTCTTGGAGCATTTGGTGAGCTTCGGCTAGGAGTTTCTTGTCGCGTTGGTGGCCGGCGCTTATGCTCTGCATCATGTTCTCGGCGCCTTGCTTTACCTTCAGTTCTATGTTGAGCTGCTTCTCTAGGGCGACCAGCCGGCGGTCGGCCAAGGTTCCGTCCGGGGCTCTCGGAGGCATCGGGGTGAGGGTGTCTGCCGGGGTGCGCGATAGGATGAGCTGCTCGTCCAGCTCCAGCAGTTCGCTGTTGAGCTCCTTCAGCTTGAGGTTGGCCTTCTTGACTATGCCCGCGACGTCGGCGAGCGAGCGCCTGTCAGTGGCCACCTCGCGGAGCTTCTCGGCGCCCTCCTTGATCTTGAGCTCCTTGCGGATTTCGCGGCGGACGATGTCCTTGAGCTGGGCGAGAGTGGCGGGGTGCGCCGCCTCGCCCTCCATGGCCTCGAGGCCATACTTGGTGGCGAGCGCGCGCACGGGAGCCTCCAGGCTGGCGTCCGGCAGGGTGTCGAGTGGCCGCTGCTGGGGGTGCGGCGAGGCCATGGCGACACCTGAGCCGAACAGCTGACCCGCAGACCCGAGCTGAGGTGAGGGGGGCTC
This window harbors:
- the Pkn gene encoding serine/threonine-protein kinase N, producing MASPHPQQRPLDTLPDASLEAPVRALATKYGLEAMEGEAAHPATLAQLKDIVRREIRKELKIKEGAEKLREVATDRRSLADVAGIVKKANLKLKELNSELLELDEQLILSRTPADTLTPMPPRAPDGTLADRRLVALEKQLNIELKVKQGAENMMQSISAGHQRDKKLLAEAHQMLQDSKAKIEYLKLRILKIKQGSHEHEGGSSTGGDSFLEERVAELRNRLRIETAVAEGARNAVRLLQNERNGDKRALQEAQASLVEAGQKLDLLVRALETVRQQLPVTSPVARDLDGDLTALGGLSVTPRDNYTSLGLGAARITRAAPPPPPAPPVLVTGHLEVRLMGCQNLIEDVPGRVKSVAPQSPSDLRMFVKGVTIRNSIKSYSVKEDTSNEIMAVIKLDNHTVGQTSWKPCSQQAWDQRFSIELDKSRELEFGIYWKDWRGLCAIKFLRLEEFIDDIRHGMALQLEPQGLLFAEIKFLNPMISRKPKLQRQRKIFKPVKNIPRANQMNTNVATWGRLLKRSSPSIQNLPSTNSMLQSQPLDNATVDNNKLDAADENPDATLGGLAGIRPLGVQSQAVAPKTAQSTNKPNVTTLRMEKELQVALKEFDFLNIEDWKENSASLIQGPTTPSSISSSNPIVEYPPSPSPRSFVEFPSSDEQSEPANSRTTYSSRDEVVVEKAFSSKLHTGAMNIQCFKLLSVLGRGHFGKVILAQYKATGEYFAIKALKKGDIIARDEVDSLLSEKRIFEVANTTRHPFLVNLFACFQTDAHVCFVMEYAAGGDLMMHIHSDVFSEPRAVFYAACVVLGLQYLHENNIIYRDLKLDNLLLDTEGYVKIADFGLCKEGMGWGDRTGTFCGTPEFLAPEVLTETSYTRAVDWWGLGVLIFEMLVGESPFPGDDEGEVFDSIVNDEVRYPRMLSLEAIALMRRLLRKNPERRLGSSERDAEDVKKQAFFRDIEWEQLLLRNIKPPFVPTIASLEDVSNFDSEFTQERAVLTPPKEPRALTSQDHCLFSDFSYMADWC